A single region of the Salvelinus fontinalis isolate EN_2023a unplaced genomic scaffold, ASM2944872v1 scaffold_0418, whole genome shotgun sequence genome encodes:
- the si:dkey-30j10.5 gene encoding uncharacterized protein si:dkey-30j10.5: MTSKYITEIAISTSSEKEKRLRDQGFQMVDVNLNQGNSSNTRVYMWYKKGNGEPITRVQISFTEEMKDGPRGAGYTELPEDLNSGAGGDTIQLWYSSGSSPKYDIPIVDLLLTTNVNAEAAQYKHGWERLPCDLNRCNAGDFIYLWVKRESVTYICDVAATTSFDEDINLFNKGYIRMDEDLNRDARGNWIFLWYRQSTDKGSGLTRVNVSINHEQDFSLQQRGFTPLNVNLNEGTCGQSVFVWLNKYESSPIKVLTFTPNHNADGPYEKAGLVLIEKNLNAGNNGRPFFLWYGK; encoded by the coding sequence ATGActtctaaatacatcacagaaATTGCAATCTCCACTAGCTCTGAAAAGGAGAAACGGCTTCGTGACCAAGGCTTTCAGATGGTGGATGTCAACCTCAACCAAGGCAATTCATCCAACACCAGAGTTTACATGTGGTACAAAAAGGGCAATGGTGAACCCATCACCAGAGTCCAGATTTCATTCACTGAGGAAATGAAAGATGGCCCGAGGGGTGCAGGGTACACTGAGCTTCCCGAAGACCTCAACTCTGGAGCAGGGGGAGACACCATCCAGCTGTGGTACTCTAGTGGTTCAAGCCCTAAGTACGACATTCCCATTGTAGATCTCCTACTCACCACTAATGTGAATGCAGAGGCCGCTCAATACAAACACGGCTGGGAAAGGCTACCATGTGATCTGAACCGCTGTAACGCAGGCGATTTCATCTACCtctgggtgaagagagagagtgtgacctACATCTGCGATGTTGCTGCCACCACCTCATTCGATGAAGACATTAACCTTTTCAACAAGGGCTACATCCGGATGGATGAAGATCTCAATAGAGATGCTAGAGGAAACTGGATCTTCCTCTGGTATCGCCAATCCACCGATAAGGGCAGCGGGCTCACCAGGGTGAATGTCTCCATCAACCATGAGCAGGATTTCAGCCTACAGCAGCGCGGTTTCACCCCATTGAATGTTAACCTCAACGAGGGAACATGCGGTCAGTCAGTGTTTGTCTGGTTGAATAAATATGAATCTTCCCCTATCAAGGTCTTGACCTTTACACCCAACCACAATGCAGATGGTCCTTATGAGAAGGCCGGCTTGGTTCTCATCGAAAAGAATCTGAATGCTGGCAACAACGGTAGGCCTTTCTTCCTCTGGTATGGCAAGTAA